The Pseudomonas rhizosphaerae genomic sequence GTTGCGCTTGCTGGACAATGCGCCCATGGCGTCGAACAGGAACGACTGGGTCCAGTGCTCCTCTTCACCACCACCGGCGAACACGACGTCCTGCTTGCCCATCTGGATCTGTTCCATGGCCGTGCCGATGCAATGAGCGCTGGTGGCGCAGGCCGAGGCGATGGAATAGTTCAGGCCCTTGATCTTGAAAGGGGTGGCCAGGCAAGCCGACACGGTGCTGCTCATGGTCCGGGTGACACGATACGGGCCGACGCGCTTCACGCCTTTCTCGCGCAGGATGTCCAGCGCTTCCATCTGGTTCAGGGTGGAGGCGCCGCCGGAGCCTGCGATCAGACCGGTGCGCGGGTTGGAAACCTGCTCGTCGGTCAGGCCGGAATCCTTGATGGCATCCTGCATGGCCAGGTAGGCGTACGCTGCGGCGTGGCCGACGAAGCGGTATACCTTGCGGTCGATCAGTTCTTCCAGGTTGAGGTCGATGGAACCGGAAACCTGGCTACGCAGACCCATTTCGGCATATTCCGGGTTGAAGCGGATGCCAGGGCGGCTTGCACGCAGGTTTGCGGAGACGGTGTCTTTGTCATTGCCCAGGCACGAAACGATGCCCAGACCAGTGATAACAACGCGGCGCATGCGGATAACCCTTAGAAATTTTCGGTGGATGTAAAGACGCCAACCCGAAGGCCGTCGGCGGTGTAGATCTCGCGGCCGTCGACACTGACCGAACCATCGGCGATGGCCATGTTCAGCTTGCCCTTGAGCACGCGCTTGATATGAATGTTGTACGTGACCTTCTTGGCGGTCGGCAGCACTTGGCCGAAGAACTTCACTTCGCCCGAACCCAGCGCACGACCACGGCCCGGCAGGTCCTGCCAGCCCAGGAAGAAACCGACCAGCTGCCACATGGCATCCAGGCCCAGGCAGCCCGGCATCACCGGATCGCCCTCGAAGTGGCAGGCGAAGAACCACAGGTCCGGGGTGATATCCAGCTCGGCGACCAATTCACCCTTGCCATACTTGCCACCTTCGGCGCTGATATGGGTAATGCGGTCCACCATCAGCATGTTCGGGGCGGGCAATTGCGCGTTACCTGGGCCGAACAGCTCGCCACGACTGCAGCGCAGCAGATCTTCCCGGGTAAAGGCGTTTTGTTTGGTCATGCGAGCTCCTCAATAGTCCCTGGTGGCAGGGGGCAAATCTTCCCGACCGACCAGAAGGATCAACACCTGGGTCGGCAGCCTACACATAGACTATTGCGTTGTAGTGAAAGTCACAGCGCAAGCGATACGGAAGTACACTTGTTCACTGAAATTATAATGCCAGACAGCAGGCTTTGTCCGAATGGATGTACAAGACTGCCGCACTTTAGCATTTCTTGCCAGCAACGGGCGCTATCCAGGGGACATCTGGTAGCCAATTCCCCGCGTCTTTCAGTCCCTCCAGCGGTGCAATACCTGCTGCAGGTCGGCACGTTTGAATGGCTTGGCCAGGTAATCGTTCATTCCGGCGGCCAGGCAGGCATCGCGGTCGCCCAGCAGGGCGTTGGCGGTCAGGGCGATGATCGGCAGCTCGGTGCGGCCGGGAATCAGGCGAATCTGCCGGGAGGCTTCATAGCCGTCGAGCACGGGCAGGCGGCAGTCCATCAGGACGGCTGAATACAGGTGCTCGCGCACCTGGTCGACTGCCTCGGCGCCGTCGCTCACCACATCGACGTCGTAGCCCAGGCTGCGCAGCATCGCCTCGATCACGGTCTGGTTGACCGGGTTGTCTTCCACCAGCAAAACCCGGTGGCCGGCACCGTCTTCGTGTCCGCAGGTATTGGGCACCGGTGCCGGGCGTGTCAGGCTCTGCTGGCTCACGGCCAAGGGCATTTCCAGGGTGAACAGCGAGCCTTGACCCTCATGGCTCTGCGCTCGCAGGGTGCCACCCATGCGTTCGGCCAAGGTCCGTGCGATCGGCAGGCCCAGGCCGGTACCACCGTAGCGTCGCGATATCGAGCTGTCGGCCTGGGCGAAGGCGACGAACATGCTCTCCAGGCGATCCTCGCCGATACCGATTCCGCTGTCGCGCACGGTGCAGGTCAGCCAGATCAGTTGATGATCCAGCACCTGCCATTGCACGCCGACGTGTACGCCGCCTTCATCGGTGAACTTCAGCGCATTGCCGATCAGGTTCACCAGGATCTGCCGGATGCGCGTCGGATCGCCTTCAACCTGCAACCCTTGAATATCGTCGGGCAGCGCCAGGTCGAGGGCCAGCTTTCGCTGTCGTGCGCTGTGCTGGAACGCCTGCACGCAACTGGTGATCAGCTCGTGCAGGCCAAAACCGATATGCTCCAGTTCCATCGCCGCGCGTTCGATGCGGGAAAAATCCAGGATGTCGTTGATGACCTTCAGCAGGTGTTCGGTGGACTCGGTGGCCACTTGGGCATAGTCGCGCTGTTCATCGCTCAGCGCGGTGGTTTCCAACAGCTGCAACATGCCCAGCACGCCATTCATCGGCGTGCGCAGTTCGTGACTCATCATTGCCAGGAAGTCCGACTTGGCGCTGTTGGCCCGTTCGGCCTCCTCCCGGGTACGGATCAGCTGCTGCATCGCCTGGTGTTGTTCGTGGCTGGCCTTGGCCAGGGCATTGGCCAGGTTGTTGATGTGCCCGGCCAGATGGCCCAGTTCGCTGTCGTCGACGATGGGCAGCGGCGTGTCGAACTCGCCCTGGCCAATGGCCTTGACCACCCGGCTCATGTCGCTGATCGGCTGCGCCAGGCTGCGTGCCAGGCGGCGGGCCAGCAAGTACGTGAACAGCAGGGCGAACAGCGCCAGTACGCCGGCCTTGAACACGATCTCCTGCTGGCGCTGGCTGAAGGCATCGTCGGACATGCCCACGAGCACCCGCCCCAGGTAGTCGCCACTGCTGGCACTGCCCAAGTGCTGCTGTACCTGCGCTTGGTGGTCTTCGAGGAATGCACCACGAATCTGGATCGGCGCCTGGAACACCTCGACATGGGCCGAGCGATGGCCATCGCCCGCACGTTGTTCGACGTAGGCCACTCGCCGGTCGGTCTGGTCCTGGATTTCCAGGAAGCGCACATGGGGGATGGCAAGGGTCGCGTCGAGCAGGGCTTCGAGCACGGCGGCGTTGTCGGTGACCACGCCGTATTCGGAGGCAGG encodes the following:
- the fabB gene encoding beta-ketoacyl-ACP synthase I, with the translated sequence MRRVVITGLGIVSCLGNDKDTVSANLRASRPGIRFNPEYAEMGLRSQVSGSIDLNLEELIDRKVYRFVGHAAAYAYLAMQDAIKDSGLTDEQVSNPRTGLIAGSGGASTLNQMEALDILREKGVKRVGPYRVTRTMSSTVSACLATPFKIKGLNYSIASACATSAHCIGTAMEQIQMGKQDVVFAGGGEEEHWTQSFLFDAMGALSSKRNDTPEKASRAYDSDRDGFVIAGGGGMVVVEELEHALARGAHIYAEIVGYGATSDGYDMVAPSGEGAIRCMQQALSTVDTPIDYLNTHGTSTPVGDVAEMKGVREVFAGKYPAISSTKSLSGHSLGAAGVHEAIYCMLMMEGNFIAGSANIDELDPAVADLPVQTVTQENVEINTVMSNSFGFGGTNATLVLKRWTGQ
- the fabA gene encoding 3-hydroxyacyl-[acyl-carrier-protein] dehydratase FabA; translated protein: MTKQNAFTREDLLRCSRGELFGPGNAQLPAPNMLMVDRITHISAEGGKYGKGELVAELDITPDLWFFACHFEGDPVMPGCLGLDAMWQLVGFFLGWQDLPGRGRALGSGEVKFFGQVLPTAKKVTYNIHIKRVLKGKLNMAIADGSVSVDGREIYTADGLRVGVFTSTENF
- a CDS encoding ATP-binding protein, whose product is MKLRLNRDIHTRTQIISVGPALLLTLLLIGFFTFVRLQDLRQELNHTGQLIANQLAPASEYGVVTDNAAVLEALLDATLAIPHVRFLEIQDQTDRRVAYVEQRAGDGHRSAHVEVFQAPIQIRGAFLEDHQAQVQQHLGSASSGDYLGRVLVGMSDDAFSQRQQEIVFKAGVLALFALLFTYLLARRLARSLAQPISDMSRVVKAIGQGEFDTPLPIVDDSELGHLAGHINNLANALAKASHEQHQAMQQLIRTREEAERANSAKSDFLAMMSHELRTPMNGVLGMLQLLETTALSDEQRDYAQVATESTEHLLKVINDILDFSRIERAAMELEHIGFGLHELITSCVQAFQHSARQRKLALDLALPDDIQGLQVEGDPTRIRQILVNLIGNALKFTDEGGVHVGVQWQVLDHQLIWLTCTVRDSGIGIGEDRLESMFVAFAQADSSISRRYGGTGLGLPIARTLAERMGGTLRAQSHEGQGSLFTLEMPLAVSQQSLTRPAPVPNTCGHEDGAGHRVLLVEDNPVNQTVIEAMLRSLGYDVDVVSDGAEAVDQVREHLYSAVLMDCRLPVLDGYEASRQIRLIPGRTELPIIALTANALLGDRDACLAAGMNDYLAKPFKRADLQQVLHRWRD